One Vigna unguiculata cultivar IT97K-499-35 chromosome 11, ASM411807v1, whole genome shotgun sequence DNA window includes the following coding sequences:
- the LOC114169153 gene encoding leucine-rich repeat extensin-like protein 4, with amino-acid sequence MASTSASCSFTIRVVFLIFVHLSCLAKNLNAKHSHNHSKPQHTENPPLNPRLHMAFLGLQAWKQVIYSDPNNFTANWVGPSVCNYTGVYCAPSVDDPKVRVVAGIDLNFGDIAGFLPDEIGLLSDLALLHISNNRFCGILPMSLTNLTLLYEFDISSNRFVGPFPLVVLSLPMLAYLDLRYNEFEGPLPPQLFNKTFDAVFLNNNRFSSSIPPNLGKNSASVLVFANNKFGGCLPESIVNFADTLEELVLINTSLSGCLPQQVGFLYKLRVLDVSFNSIVGPIPYSLAGLSHLEQLNLGHNMMSGTVPMGVCELPNLANFTFSYNFFCEEEGICQNLTSKRIVFDDRRNCLPEKPLQRSQKECSAILEHPVDCSELCCVVGSNVSAGSVAVPPAAVPSAMPVSAPLLAPSHP; translated from the coding sequence ATGGCTTCAACTTCAGCATCTTGTTCCTTTACCATTAGAGTGGTATTCCTCATTTTTGTGCACCTGTCATGTTTGGCAAAAAACCTCAATGCAAAGCACAGTCACAACCATAGCAAGCCTCAACACACTGAGAATCCTCCCTTGAATCCAAGACTTCACATGGCCTTTCTTGGCCTCCAAGCATGGAAGCAAGTGATCTACTCAGACCCAAATAACTTCACAGCCAATTGGGTAGGTCCTTCGGTTTGCAACTACACAGGTGTGTACTGTGCTCCCTCAGTAGATGATCCTAAAGTGAGAGTTGTGGCTGGTATTGACCTTAACTTTGGAGACATAGCAGGGTTCCTACCCGATGAAATAGGTCTTCTGTCAGACCTTGCACTCCTTCACATTAGTAACAACCGCTTCTGTGGCATTTTGCCAATGTCCTTAACCAATCTCACTCTACTCTATGAGTTTGATATTAGCAGCAACAGGTTTGTCGGTCCCTTTCCTTTGGTCGTGCTTTCCCTTCCCATGCTCGCCTACCTTGACCTCCGCTACAATGAATTTGAAGGGCCATTGCCTCCTCAACTTTTCAACAAAACCTTTGATGCTGTTTTCCTGAACAACAACCGCTTCAGCAGTTCTATACCTCCAAACTTGGGCAAAAACTCAGCTTCTGTCTTGGTCTTTGCCAACAACAAATTTGGAGGGTGTCTCCCAGAAAGCATAGTGAACTTTGCTGACACTTTGGAGGAGCTTGTGCTGATCAATACTAGCTTGTCAGGTTGTTTGCCACAGCAAGTGGGGTTTCTCTACAAACTGAGAGTGTTGGATGTGAGTTTCAACAGCATTGTTGGCCCCATTCCTTATAGCCTTGCAGGATTGTCTCACTTGGAGCAACTAAACCTGGGACACAACATGATGAGTGGCACTGTCCCTATGGGGGTTTGTGAGTTGCCAAACTTGGCAAACTTCACTTTCTCTTACAACTTCTTCTGTGAGGAAGAGGGTATCTGTCAGAACTTGACATCAAAGAGAATAGTGTTTGATGACAGAAGGAACTGTTTGCCAGAGAAGCCACTGCAGAGGAGCCAAAAGGAATGCAGTGCCATACTTGAACACCCAGTTGATTGCTCTGAGCTTTGCTGTGTTGTTGGGAGCAATGTCTCTGCTGGTTCAGTGGCTGTTCCACCTGCTGCTGTTCCCTCAGCAATGCCTGTATCTGCTCCTCTTCTTGCACCAAGCCACCCTTAA
- the LOC114169869 gene encoding transmembrane E3 ubiquitin-protein ligase FLY2-like has protein sequence MVCLGVDMVEVDFQRLELEKREVRILLRISCGWLVFLLFLSPVAGLRPLRDRTNSWGDEWVFTRKDESDLGPFSQWNITGTYRGTWKFLDTTNGSTRFPDIRKINGNSVIELVSVPTKITGVHYVQGVVIFHDVFDNEYNVGGAQIRVEGVYIWPYRQLRMVANSGKDGGLNPEGDYILSNPYHLLGVFSSQVFQESSRQKMWRRKHSPLHGMEKHCNVEIAAQVSRLSLSKHEGERDSFQLVGLMESPSVDDDGDCFSPLQLNATSINIEVYYNKAVNYTLMVTFISFLQVLLLIRQMEHSNTQSGAAKVSILTIGQQAIVDAYLCLIHLTAGILVESLFNAFATAAFFKFVVFSIFEMRYLLAIWKASRPLSNGEGWEAMRRELSVLYSRFYGILLGGILLMYEFHNHLRLILLLVYSFWIPQIITNVVRDSRKPLHPHYILGITVTRLAIPLYIFGCPNNFLRIEPDHSWCVCLAIFVGLQAAILLLQHYFGSMWFIPRQFLPEKYCYYRRFTQDTNRSTDCVICMTAIDLSPRSNDCMVTPCDHFFHSGCLQRWMDIKMECPTCRRPLPPA, from the exons ATGGTGTGTTTGGGGGTTGACATGGTTGAGGTTGACTTTCAAAGGTTGGAACTTGAGAAGAGGGAAGTGAGGATTTTGTTGAGAATTTCATGTGGTTGGTTGGTGTTTTTGTTGTTTCTGAGTCCTGTGGCGGGTTTGAGACCCTTAAGGGATAGAACCAATTCCTGGGGTGATGAG TGGGTTTTTACAAGAAAAGACGAAAGTGACTTAGGTCCATTCTCACAATGGAACATAACTGGAACTTACAGAG GGACTTGGAAGTTTTTAGATACTACAAATGGTTCTACCAGATTTCCAGACatcagaaaaataaatggaaattcTGTAATTGAATTAGTTAGTGTGCCAACAAAGATAACTGGTGTACATTATGTGCAG GGGGTAGTCATATTCCATGATGTATTTGACAATGAATACAATGTTGGTGGTGCTCAAATCAGAGTAGAAGGTGTATATATATGGCCTTATAGGCAGCTTCGAATGGTAGCCAACAG TGGTAAAGATGGGGGACTAAATCCGGAGGGAGACTATATTTTATCAAATCCATATCATCTG CTTGGAGTTTTCTCATCTCAAGTATTCCAAGAATCTTCGCGACAAAAGATGTGGAGAAGAAAGCACT CTCCATTGCACGGAATGGAGAAACATTGCAATGTAGAAATAGCTGCACAGGTTTCACGCCTGTCATTGTCAAAGCATG AAGGGGAGCGTGATTCTTTTCAGCTAGTAGGGTTAATGGAGAGTCCGTCTGTGGACGATGATGGGGACTGCTTCTCGCCTTTACAGTTAAATGCAACTTCTATCAACATTGAAGTCTACTATAATAAAGCAGTGAACTATACCTTAATGGTTACTTTT ATCTCATTTTTGCAAGTTCTTCTTTTAATTCGGCAAATGGAGCATAGCAACACCCAATCG GGGGCTGCTAAGGTTTCAATATTAACGATTGGTCAGCAAGCTATAGTAGATGCTTATCTTTGCCTTATACATTTGACTGCTGGAATACTAGTTG AATCCTTGTTCAATGCTTTTGCAACTGCTGCATTTTTCAAGTTTGTGGTATTCTCAATATTTGAGATGAGATATCTCCTTGCCATCTGGAAGGCAAGTAGGCCTTTGAGCAATGGTGAAGGTTGGGAGGCAATGAGGCGTGAACTATCAGTTTTATACAGCCGATTCT ATGGGATCCTACTGGGAGGCATACTGCTCATGTATGAATTCCACAATCATTTGAGACTTATTCTTCTTCTTGTATACTCCTTTTGGATACCTCAGATAATCACCAATGTTGTTCGTGACTCACGCAAGCCATTGCATCCTCATTACATATTAGGCATAACTGTTACTCGGCtagcaatcccattatatatttttggttgTCCTAACAACTTCTTGCGTATAGAACCAGATCATAGCTGGTGTGTTTGTTTGGCTATATTTGTTGGACTTCAAGCTGCAATTCTCTTGCTTCAGCACTATTTTGGGTCTATGTGGTTCATTCCTCGTCAG TTTCTACCTGAGAAATACTGCTACTATAGGAGGTTTACTCAAGATACAAATCGCTCCACTGACTGTGTTATATGCATGACAGCCATTGATCTTTCTCCACGATCCAATGATTGCATG GTGACACCTTGTGATCATTTCTTCCACTCTGGTTGTTTGCAAAGATGGATGGATATAAAGATGGAGTGCCCAACATGCCGTCGCCCTCTTCCACCTGCCTGA